The following nucleotide sequence is from Nomascus leucogenys isolate Asia chromosome 13, Asia_NLE_v1, whole genome shotgun sequence.
CCAGGAGGGCTGGGGTGGATGCAGCCCGAACATTCCACGGAGCCTCCAGGAGCTCGCCAGAGGGCAGTGGGCTCCCGACATCTTGACTTTCCTCTTTCGAGATTGTTGTGGATCCCATGCTGTTGGATGCAACACTACAGAGACCCCACGTGCCCTTTATCGGCTTCCCCCGCAGGGAAGCTTGGGTGAGCCACTGTCTAAGACCACACCACACACGCCATCGCCGCACGCAGGTTCCCACTCCCCTGCActcgtgcgtgtgtgtgcatgtttactTTTAtgtcatatgtatatacatacatatatattttgagccagagtctcgctctgtcacccaggctggagtgcagtggcacgatctcggctcactgcaagctcagcctcctgcgtagctgggactacaggtgcccaccaccacacccggctaattttttggtatttttagtagagacggggtttcaccgtgttcgccaggatggtctcgatctcctgacctcgtgatccgcctgcctcggcctcccaaagtgctgggattacaggcgtgagccaccgcgcccggcctatgtcaTGTTTTTTATCGTGGTGATAAACATAAAGTTCACCACTTGAGCTACTGCAGTGTACTGCTCAGTGGCTCTCGCATCAccaccctccacctccagagCTGGGCATCTTCCCAGCCTGAAACACGAAGCCAGTAGGATTCTTTCACATGTGCAGACTCGTGGCCCCACCACCAACACACAGGATGATGGTCCGAGGACCCTGGCGCGGCCCTTTTCTGTCCACGGCTACCTctaccctcccaccctcctcagcccctgAGGACCACCAATCCACTCTCCTCATCATTTCTGGAACGCTCTGTAGAGGGAACCATCGTGTGTGACCTCCCGGCACTGGCTCTCCCTGGCCTGACACCTGCGGACCCCAGGTGGACGCCATGCACACACAGCTGCTCCCCGCCCCCGCCAAGCACTGCTGCACCCCGCGGCTCTGCCACCTCTTTGGCGGCACCAGGACAGGTCTCCGGCACGTGTGTTCACTGACGAGAAGCTCCGGTTGCCTCAGCATGTCTGCCCTTCAGGCCTCCCTCCTGGGGCCAGCGCCGACCTGGGCACTGCGTACAAACGAGGTCTCCGTCCTCCAGGAGCTTAGGGCAGGCAGGGGACGACGGCGGCTAATGTGAATAGTGTAGAAAGTGCGCACACGAGAGTGTGGTGGGCCCAGCTGTGCAGAGCCTGGGCACGTGTGGGTGTCTCTGGCTTTTTGATTAGAGGGCATTTCATGGGGTGTCTGGGCAGGGCACAGGGTCACAGGGATCAGCAGCAGCAAAGCCGGGGAGTGGCCTCAGCATGGCCGAGACACAGGAAGGGGCAGGGGGGCCAGTGCTGTGGGCACCAGGGACTCCCAGTGAGGGGCCTGGCTTCCTGACGCAGCCACATAGGAAGACTGAGGGGCCCGGCCACCAAGTAGGGGCACCGTTAGCAGGCCACTGCCATTGTCCAGAGCGGGGGTGGAGGTGACAGGCATGGCGGGACCTGGGGTGGACCCGAGGGCAGAGCCGCTGCGCTGGCGAGGGAGGAGGCAAAGGCCCCACGCGAGACTGAACTCAGCACAGCACGTGTGCCGGGAAGCATGCACGACTGCAAGATGGAAAGGGAGGCCGGgagtggaggctcacacctgcaatcccagcactgtgggaagccgaggcgggcgaatcacctgagctcaggagctcaagaccagcctggccaacatggtgaaaccctgtctctactaaaaatacataaattagctgggtgtggtggtacgtgcctgtaatcccacctattcagaaggctgaggcaggagaatcgcttgaacctgggaggtggaggttgcagtgagccgaaatcgtgccactgcactccagcctgcatgacagagcaagaccctgcatTGCCCCCAccgccaccaaaaaaaaaaagatggaaagggACATTGCTTGGGGTCGAAAAACATGCCCCCAAATCCACATCCATAGAACCTCAGAATATCACTATTGGACATGGGGTCTGTGCAAATGTAACTAAAGATCTCAAGATGGGACCATCCTGGGTTTAGAGGCCCAAATCCCACAACTGGTGTACAGAAGGTAAGAGGACAGACACACAGGGGGAAGTTACATGAAGACAGGGCAGGGACGGGAGCCTTTGCCACCGCTGGCGGGGGATGGAGCAGAAAGGACCTCCCTGGCCTTAAGAGGCCTCACACCCCACCTACAGGAGAATCTacttaggttttgtttttgttttttttttttttttttgagacaagagtctcactgtgtcgcccaggctggagtgcagtggcgcgatcttggctcaagtCATcaggggttcaagcgattctcctgcctcagcctcctgggtagctgggactacaggtgtgggccaccacccctagctaatttttacatattttttagtagagatgggatttcaccatgttggccaggctggtcctaaactcctgaccccaggtgatccggccgcctcagcctcccacagtgctagatGACAGATGTAAGCCCCCATGCTCGGCCAACTTCTGTTAAGTCACCCGATTTGTGGCACTTCGTCACAGCAGCCCCAGGAGTCTGATAAGGAATAGATAAAACTTGATTTTCAAATGGACACACTACGTTTCCCACAGCGCTGCTGTGGATCTGGGCTTCTACAGGGGATGCTCAGGGCAAACCCTTCCTCGCCCGTGTCCAAGGGGAGGGTGGCAGGGCCCCAGGGCACCCAGACCCCACCCCACCTGGGCTGCGGCAggacaactgcttgaacccaggagtcggaggttgcagtgagcggagatcgcgccactgcactctagcctgggtgacagtgagactccatcacacacacacacacacacacacaccacacacacaccacacacacacacacacacagagtttcaggccgggcgcggtggctcacaccggtaatcccagcacttgcggaggccaaggtgggcggatcacctgaggccaggggttcaagaccagcctggccaaaatggtgaaaccttgtctctactaaaaatacaaaaattagccaggcgtggcgcaggctgtaatcccagctacctgggaggctgaggcaggagaactgcttgaacccaggaggcagaggttgcagtgagctgagatcgcgccactgcactctagcctgggtgaaagaatgagactccgtcttaaaaaaataaaaataaaaatagtttcaaaCTAGCGGCAGCCTAAAGGCTCCTCATGCCAGCGCCATCCTCCATGCACCTGCCAGAGCTTACCAACGCCGTCTCTGGGTCAGGTGTTCTGAGGCTGCTGGGGATACACAGAGACCCTGTGTCCAAGGCAGCCTACACATGCTGACGGTGGGGGGGTTGGCCTGCACCCTCCGTCCCTTCTGTAGCTAAGGACCGCGGTGTCAGCCACCACAGGCATGGCTATTAAAGACCCGCACAGACGGCCACATAGCGTACACTCCAATTACAGGATCTGTCTGGAAGGCAGGTCCCTGGGGACAGAAGGTAGACGGGTGGGTGCCCAGGGGAGGGGGAAGCGGGGGTTGATGCTAACGGACACAGGGTCtgtttttggggtgatgaaaacattctggaattaGCAGTGACAGTTGCACAACCTTCTGAACATacaaaaaaccactgaattatataaagtggtgaattttatggtatgtgaatcatATATCCCATTTGAAAAGCAGACTGACAAAAATTTGTTTCTAGGCAGGAAGCAGGAAACTGGGGAAGCCAAGTGTAGCTTTACCACTCAGGGAGAACAGTGTTGGAGAGAAAGCTGTCAGCTTTTAGAACGCGATGGCaaaagctgtgtgtgtgttggggcttTTGGCAGCAAGGAAAGTTCTGGGCAACCTTCATGGCAGTGACTTCCCCTCTGGAGCCTCAGCTTCAGCAAAGGATGAGGGCATGTCCCCAGAGCAGCCAGAGTCAGGCCTAGATCAAGGTTTCAACCCacggggaggctgggctgggggctccGTGCAGGGGTCGAGCCACGAGGCATCTTGAGCATCCCTGCAAGAGCATAAAGATGAAAGCCAGGGATAATTAACGCTGTCAGGCCTCGGTTGACTCCACAAAATCCTTTGTGGTGGCCTGAAAGGAAAAGCAAATCGATGCAAAACCCATCTCTGGTTTCTAGGACAGAAGGACCTTTGAAATTATAAGACATTAAAATAAAGCTTCGGGTAAAAGGACCGTCATGTTCTAGCTGCAGATTTGATGTGAGATCAAAACGCAATTGCTCCTCAAAGTCCAGGCACCGGCCTGCTGTGCAAGGTGCGCCCCACCCCAGCGTGCAGAGAAGCGGCCTGACCCTTGCGGCTAATCTCACCTGAGGCTGCTGTCTCTCCTCGAAGGGCTGAGGGTCCCCTCCTGATCATCCTTCTCTGCTTCTTtgtccccccctttttttttttttgagacggagtcttgctctgtcgctcaggctggagtgcagtggcgcgatctcggctcactgcaaactccgcctcccaggttcacgccattctcctgcctcagcctcccgagtagctgggactacaggtgaccgcctggctaattttttgtatttttagtagagatggggtttcaccgtgttagccaggatggtcttgatctcctgacctcgtgatccgccagactcggcctcccaaagtgctgggattacaagtgtgaccaCCGCGCCCagaatgttctgtttttttttttttctttctttttagacagggtctcgctctgtcacgcaggctggagtgcagtggtgcaatcatggctcactgcagcctcgacctcccaggctcacatgatcctcccacgtcagcctctgGAGTGTCCCCTCCACTTTCTTAGGGGCTCCTCAAGGACATGTCAGAGGCCTGAGACTACTTGGGGGGTGTCTATGGGACAGGCAGGCTGCCAGCAGCTGAGCTGTCCTTGCCCTGTGGCCCCTCTGCAGTCAGAGTGACACCAGGCATGGGCCTGGCTTGGATGCATCAATACTTGACTGCAAAGACTGAAACGACAGACAGAAAAGGTGATGCTGCGGTCTCCAGGGGCAAACGCAAAGCCCCCTTAGCTGCCGTCCCACCGAGGGGTGAAGGCCCATCGTCTCCCTTTGGCTTGGTAACTGCCTGGCGCAGCGCAAGGGTTCTCTTTAAATCCCCAGCAAATGGAGCTGAGTGGAAATTCCACCTCATATTAGCAGGCACACGTCTCCTTCCACTCCTCACTATACCCTGCCCATGCCACGGCCGCCTTCTGGGAATAACGCCGACAGTTCCATGGCCCACACCCCCTTTAGTTAACTCGCTGTGCACACGGCAGCCCAGCCAGAAACACGCAGCCAGGTCGGATATTGGGAGCATTCAGTCGTGAAGCCTGAGGCTTCCTGGCTCCCACTGAGCACAGCGCAGCGTTCTGAAGGACAGGAAGAAGCTGGCCTCACTGCTCTTCTCAGACGGCTGACGGAGAAAAGCTCACAGCTGTCTGTGCCGCTCTGCCTGGACTTGTATCCTTGGCCCCACCCCTTGTGCAGATGTGAGGCTCCCCAAGACACTGGTGCCTGGGCTTGCTGTACCACAGGGCTGCTGGACAATGGGCCAGACCCAAGCCCAATGTGGATCCAGAGGTCTCTCTCCGTAGCAAGCCATGGAAGCGTGACGGGCACTGTGCTGAGAACCCTGGTCTGCACCTCTGACCTGGGGCTCCGGCTGTGCGGTTCTGTTGAGCTCACCCGAGAGTCCATGCGTGCATGGCGGAGACCTGAGTCAGTGGCAGGGCCACCCCGTTATGGGCACTCCTAACCCCTTATTAGGGGTGTTAATCAGCACAAATGAGCCAACTGGCTAATCAGTCGGCGCATGCTGACAGGTGCAGGAAATACAGAGGGCAGGCGGGGTGGGGGGCACGGAATGCTTCCTAACTTGAGGGCATCCCAGGCCAGCAGGCGGGGCCCAGAGACCCAGAAGCACCACAACTCCCCCGTGTCCACAAGGCACTTCCTTTATGCATTCAAAGCCACCAAGTTCACACCCAGGTTTGCTCAGAGGCCCAGAGGCGACCCCACTCTGGCGTGGCTACCACCTGAGCGGCTGGCGGCCCTGGCCCAGCTCAGCCTCCGTGTAGGCGTCATACAGCACCTTCAGGTGCAACAGCAGCTGCTCCAGGTTCTCGCCGGTCAACGCCGACAGCACGATGACCTCCTGTCCCAAGTGATCCTGGAGCTGGGACAGATTGGCTTGGGCTTCAGGGAGGTCAATCTTGTTTGCGATGATTGCGTGGGGCCTCTCAGATAGGCCCTTTTCATACATCTCCAGTTCGTATTTTAAATCGTCAACTTGAGTCCACGGCTCAGGCTGAGAGAGATCCACCACGAACAAGAGAAAGCGGCAGCGCTCGATGTGCCTGAGGAAGGCGGACCCCAGGCCCCTGTTCTGGTGGGCACCTCGTATGATGCCGGGGATGTCGGCCACTGCAGGGAAGACAGGGGCGCACGAGGTGACCACTCGGCACACCCAGCACCAAGAGTGCCTTCCACCTCGAGTCTGGGAGGGAAGGCCTGGAGCCCACTGCGGAGGCAGATCTCCTGAGTTCTAACACTTTCCTTTCAAGGAACGCCTTGAACTGAAGCCATCTGATTTAGCACCTGGGTGATTCATTGGGCCAACTGACACCTGAGGAATTCAACGCTTGGAGATGTTTGGGAGACCGGCATGGCGATGGATCTATCTAATAGGAAACATTTCATACCTTCTCTTTCTGCTTCAAATAGGattcaaaaaagaggaaaatggccACCTGTACTCTACTAATCATTTGATTACTGACAGAAATTTACACTGTAGAGTACTCTGCAGATATAAAGTGCCGTTCAAATAACCTCACCAGCAGGCTTACTATTTTTAATGGGTATATTGTCTTCTGGGAAAAAGTTTTATTCTCTCAAAAGGCACAAGGAAAGCTTTTAAGTCACATGTTGTGATGCTGCTGAGCTTCCACAGATGAAAGAGGGGTACAAATAGGGAAGAAATACTGTCCTCAGGGCTGGAATTTCAATGCAGGTTTCTGAACTGTAACTGACAGATTcctgggggatggggtgggaacCTGATTTTCATAGAGAACAGGCtgattaaaattgtttaaattagggccgggtgcggtagctcacacctgtaatcccaacactttgggagactggggcaggggggcgcagatcacttgagatcaggagttcgagaccagcctggccaacatggtgaaaccccgtctctactaaaaatagaaaaaaattaactgggcgtggtggcgcatgcctgtaatcccagttacttgggaggctgaggcaggagaatcgcttaaacatgagaggtggaggttgcagtgagctgagatcacaccactgtactccagcctgggtgacagagtgagactccgtctcaaaaaaaaaaattgtttacattAGGAAAAACaatgctacattttttttttttccgagacagagtttcgctctgtcgcccaggctggagtgcagtggcgcgatctcggctcactgcaagcttcgccttccaggttcgtgccattctcctgcctcagcctcccgagtagctgggactacaggcgcccgccaccacacccggctaatttttttgtatttttagtagagacggggtttcaccgtgttagccaggatggtctcgatctcctgacctcatgatccgcctgcctcggcctcccaaagtgctgggattacaggtgtgagccaccgtgcctggccaacaatgctACATTTTAAATAGAAAGCTAAATTTAAGAGTTACATCATGATTTTTCTGAATTACATCATTTAACTCTAACCTTTGGGAGAATTCTGGAAGTTCTACCTGCTATTTGTTGGTGGCCTTCGTAGTGGACGATCCCGACGTGGGGCTTCAGGGTGGTGAACGGGTAGGAAGCCACGGCGGGTCTGGCGTTTGAAATGGCCCGGAGCAGTGAGGACTTCCCGGCATTGGGGAATCCCACCTGGGGGAAAGAGGGAAGACGGTGGCACGGCCCGCGGCAGCACCTTTGTTAGTGCAGAGTCTGTAACTAACTCGGATTGGAGGGAGGATTTCAGGGCTGGGGGATTCACAAGGGCTCGTGCTCACGACCAAGTCAGCAGTGTACTGATGGGAAAAAGGTGAGCCGCAAAGCTGCTCTCTTCCAGGCCACTGGCAAATCCCCATCGAGAAAAGTGGATTTTCTAGAGTTGAGTGTGTGCAGATGCTGTTGGCAGTGGGGACACCTACCATTCCGGCGTGGGCCACCGTCTTGAGCTCCAGTTGGAGAACTCGCTGCTGTCCTGGCTGTCCAGGGGTACAGGTCACAGGGGCGCGGTTGTTGTTGGCCAGGAAGAAGCGGTTGCCTTTCCCTCCTGCCCCCCCCAGCGCGGCGACGTACTCATCTCCCACGCAAGACAGGTCGGCCACAACTCTGCCTCTCTCCTTCACCAGTGTGCCCACGGGGACCTGGGAAACAGCAGGCACTCATCAGCTGAGCTCTACGAGCAGTGAGGAAAGGCGGCCTTAACCCATTCCTGAAGCAAGTACTAAGCAAAGAAGACAAGAGCGGACTGTCCCCGGGGTGGCTGCCCACCCCACTCACCTCTGCTAACAGCTCCGGAGTACAAGGAAAAGGTCCCAGTGCTCCAGGGGTTTCATGGGGCTGGGTACACACCCTTCTGACTGCACAAAGGGCTTTTTCAAATAGTGTTTCTAAAACATTAGGGTGAACTGAAGCAACCGGAAAAAACAGCTAATCTAAGAGACGAGTGAATTCAGCTCGCGAAGGAGACGAAGGCCCGCTACGTGCCAGTGGCTTCCCTCAGTCAGAGGGCGGCTCACGGGGTCAGAGACGGAGGAAGTGTGCGTGCCGTGGGCTCCCTTTTTAAAAGAGCATCATTTCACGAGTTTTTCACTAGACATGCACACAGTGCGACCCTGGTACAAAGCCCGTCTGGGTTGCTTTGAGGGGTGGGGCTGCTTTCCTGCTGCCTGCCAGCCTCCGTTTCCATTGTGCTACTTCCTGGCTGTGGGCATCAAGTCACAGGGGCCCCGTGGGTCACACGGTGGCCCCCAGGAGCTGGATGATCCAGAACAACGGGGACAGGGCCAGCTGCGGCTGTTTCAGCTCACCCGGATGTAGAGGACGGCGCCACTGCGCCCGAAGCAGTTTTTACTCCCGCCATCTTCTCCACTGATACCCTGGTACCGCGACAGGACCGACGACAGGGACTTGACTTGTGGGTCAACTAAAGCGAGAACAAGAATCTCAGTCCCTTTGTGTTACGACAACCACGGCCTATTGCTGACGTGTCTGGGTCCAGTTTAAGAACCTTAAAAATACGTATGGAAGCATGGAGTGAGGTTGCAGCAGAAGTTACAAAACCAGCAAAGtgacttttttaaaatgaaatccttattttccttcaaaaagtgctatcatttctgaaaatttttaaatttcttattttttacagtAGCTGTATTCTATGCTTTTGTTGTGAAGGCTTCACTCCCAGCTCGCTATGCGTCTATGCTGAGTGAGTGTGAATATAACCAGCAGCTGGCGGCACCCACCGAACCCACCGCACAGGCCTCGCGCTTTCACGCGACCGACATGTCAGCTTCCCTGACAGGAAACTCTCTGTGctcctgaaattaaaaaacaaaacaaaacatgttcaaagttgatttttctttttttttttcagacagagtctcgctctgtcggccaggcaggagtgcagtggcatgatcttggctcactgcaacatctgtctcccgggctcaagcaattctcctgcctcagcctcccaaatagctgggattacaggcgtctgccaccacgactggctaatttttctatttttagtagagacagggtttctccatgttggccaggctggtctcgaactcctgacctcaggtgatccactcgccttggcctcccaaagtgctggaattacaggtgtgagccactgcggctggcctCAAAGTTGCTTTTTTGGGTGTGCTATTTAACTATGAATatccatataatttatttttttttatgttttttttttatttatttatatttttttgagacggagtttcactcttgttgcccaggctggagtgcaatggcatgatctcagctcactgcaacctctgcctcctggattcaagcaattctcctgcctcagcctccctagtagctgggattacaggtgcccgccaccacgcccagctagttttttttgtatttttagtagagacggggtttcaccatgttggccaggctggtctcgaactcctgacctcatgcgatccacccacctcggtctcccaaattgctgggattacaggcatgaggcactgcgcccggctgaatatccatataatttataaaaatgatatccATACatcagggtttttgttgttgttgttttttgtttgtttttttgagataaggtcttcttcctctgttggccaggctggagtgcagtagtagcACAATcggagctcactgcagcatcaacctcctgggctcaagccatcctcctgcttcagccccgagtagctgggactatcagtgtgtgccaccacatctggttattattattattttttaagagacagggtctcactatgttgcccaggctggtctcaaaagcctaggctcaagtgatcccccaccttggcctcccaaagtgctgggattacaggcatgagccactgcacctagctgggtttaaaaaattttactttcatctttttagagacagggtattgctctgtcacccatgctggaatatgcagtggtgtgatcatgactcactgcagccttgaactctgggctccagcaatcctcctgagtagctgggaccacaggtgcacgctaccatgtctggctaatttttccaaaaattttttgtagatccACAAACCTTGAggccaaaaaaaattacaaaaacaaaaaagacatggtcttgctatattgtccaggctggtcttgaacttatgggctcaagtgatcctcctgcctcagcctctccaagtgctgggatcacaggcatgagccactgtgcctgcccataCATCAGGTTTTTAGTTCAAATGCATATGCAGTCTCGGggcccctccccaaccccacttGCACTGCCCCAGGGCACCTGCCTCTCAGTATGACGTGTCCACCGTTGCCTCCGTCCCCTCCATCAGGGCCTCCAAACTCCTTGCGGGGCTCACTGTGGAAGCAGCTTGCTCCAGCGCCTCCGTTTCCTCCACAGACAAGCACTCTCCGATAGTCCACAAAATACCTTTTCTACAGAGAACACAAGTATCCCACGTCATCTCAACACTCCGAGGTCCTTTCAAGACACCATACATCCATCTGAGATGTATGTCTTCTATCTATAACAGCCTATTAAAATTAGAGGTTAATGACACTAATATCTTCTAAAATCCAAAGATAAAAAACAGTTCCCACAAGTCAGTAGCATTTGTAGACCGAGGTAAATCCACAATGCAGATGTAAGTATTCTGTGTGGACCTACACTTCAAAAATTCAgcatttcggccgggcgcggtggctcacgcttgtaatcccagcactttggaggcctgaggcggggatcacaaggtcagagatcgagacacgtgaaacccgtctctactaaaaatacaaaaaaattagccgggcgtggtggcgggcgcctgtagtccagctactcggagaggctgaggcaggagaatggcgtgaaccgggagcggagcttgcagtgagccgagattgcgccactgcactccagcctggtgaaaagcgagactccgtctcaaaaaaaaaaaaaaaaaaaaaaaaaacaaaaattcagcatttCTTATTCTAGGTGAGactgatttaaaaacaacaacaacaaaaatcagcaTTTCTAAGCTAAAAAACCCACATCTTATTTAGGAAATATTCCTTAAATAATGTGTCTTTCCATCCAAAAAAACCATTCCTGAAATCATAGATCTTTACTCTTAGAAAGTTCTAGTTTCCCAGGATGCGATAGGGAAACAGGGAGTTAGAATCGTTCCTGGACAATTACCAGGCTTTCGACTCTGAAGAAAGAGTATTTTCTGGGGCCTGATGAAAACaggtctcatttaaaaaatgtagtgaTGCAAACAGAGCCCCTTGCTGGAGGgaaagctgttttgttttgtttttgtttgttgtttttttttttttttaggcagagtctggctctgtcgcccaggctggagtgcaacggtgggatctcggctcactgcaagctctgcctcccaggttcccgccattctcctgcctcagcctcccaagtagctggcattacaggcgcccgccactgcgcccggctaattttttgtatttttagtagagacggggtttcactgtgctagccaggatggtctcgatctcctgacctcgtgatccgcccgcctcagcctcccaaagtgctgggattacaggcgtgagccaccgtgcccggccaggaaaaCTGTTCTTTAGGTCACTAAGGTAGGTGCAATCTGGATAAAGAGAGAGAACCAACCAGGTTACTGTTCAACACACAACAGCTCCTACCACAGGAGGGTCAGCTCCCGCGGCCCAG
It contains:
- the MTG2 gene encoding mitochondrial ribosome-associated GTPase 2 isoform X2, giving the protein MTPARLFSARLRTVFEGVGHWALSTRAGLKPSRLLPQQASPRLLSVSCADLARHQELPGKKPLSEKKLKRYFVDYRRVLVCGGNGGAGASCFHSEPRKEFGGPDGGDGGNGGHVILRVDPQVKSLSSVLSRYQGISGEDGGSKNCFGRSGAVLYIRVPVGTLVKERGRVVADLSCVGDEYVAALGGAGGKGNRFFLANNNRAPVTCTPGQPGQQRVLQLELKTVAHAGMVGFPNAGKSSLLRAISNARPAVASYPFTTLKPHVGIVHYEGHQQIAVADIPGIIRGAHQNRGLGSAFLRHIERCRFLLFVVDLSQPEPWTQVDDLKYELEMYEKGLSERPHAIIANKIDLPEAQANLSQLQDHLGQEVIVLSALTGENLEQLLLHLKVLYDAYTEAELGQGRQPLRW
- the MTG2 gene encoding mitochondrial ribosome-associated GTPase 2 isoform X1; its protein translation is METCCMRSSPSVSVSCPGLNQVSHFANLTSVGAMTPARLFSARLRTVFEGVGHWALSTRAGLKPSRLLPQQASPRLLSVSCADLARHQELPGKKPLSEKKLKRYFVDYRRVLVCGGNGGAGASCFHSEPRKEFGGPDGGDGGNGGHVILRVDPQVKSLSSVLSRYQGISGEDGGSKNCFGRSGAVLYIRVPVGTLVKERGRVVADLSCVGDEYVAALGGAGGKGNRFFLANNNRAPVTCTPGQPGQQRVLQLELKTVAHAGMVGFPNAGKSSLLRAISNARPAVASYPFTTLKPHVGIVHYEGHQQIAVADIPGIIRGAHQNRGLGSAFLRHIERCRFLLFVVDLSQPEPWTQVDDLKYELEMYEKGLSERPHAIIANKIDLPEAQANLSQLQDHLGQEVIVLSALTGENLEQLLLHLKVLYDAYTEAELGQGRQPLRW